In Calditrichota bacterium, the genomic window CCAGTTTGTATTTCTTGAAAAAGTAGGGGAAAATATCGCCGTCCGAAGCGGAATAGGCGTTGTCGATACAGGCCATGTACCCGTGAAACACGCGTTCCGGGATGGTGCCGTTGTCCGCATTTCGGGACATGGTCATTCCAATTAACACCCGTCGCAGCCGTTCCAGAATCATCTCATCCACAAAGCCTCCGCCGTTGTACCGGACATCAATAATGAGACCCTGTTTTCGAAGTTGCGGATAAAACTCCTTTACAAATTGATTTAATCCGTCAGCGCTCATATCGGTCAAATAAATGTACCCGATTTTTCCGCCGGATGCCTTTTCCACCTTTTTGCGATTGGCTTCCACCCAGTCGTTCTGGTGCAATTGATATTCCGAAGAGATGGGTTTGACCGTCACTTCGTGTGCACCGGTTGCCGTGGGTTTGGAGTTTACCAGCAGGGTCACGGACTGATCGGTTGTGTTTTCCAAAAGGGAGAAAATGTTTTTCTTTCCGGTTAATTTCTTGCCGTTTACGGCGAGAATGTAATCGCCGGTCTTCACATGAACGCCGGGTTCGGTCAGGGGCGACCGGACATTCTTGGTCCAGTTTTCTCCGGTGTAAATCTTTTGAATCCGGTAAAGCCCCGATTTTGAATCCACCTGAAAATCGGCCCCCAGCATTCCCACCGAGACGTGTTCGATCTTCGCCATTTCGCCCCCGCCCACGTAGGTGTGGGAATTGGCCAGTTCGCCGATCATTTCGCCAATGACGTAGTTCAGGTCAAACCGATTGGCCACATAGGGGAGCAGAACGGCATACTGGTCGTGTACCTTTTTCCAGTCCACGCCGTTCATTTTTGGATTGTAAAAGTAGTCACGCTCCAGGCGCCAGGCTTCATTGAACATCTGTTCCCACTCTTTGGGATAGTCGATGATCATCCGAAGCTTGGAGAGATCAATTTTTCCTTTTGAGGGATTGATCTTGGCGGCCTTGGCATCGGCGATGCTGTACCCGCCCTTGGTGCGGACAATCAGCTTTGAACCGTCCGCCGACAAATCATAGCCGGAAACGGGAGATAAAAGAACAGTGTCCTTTTGTTTCTTTAGATCGTAACGGTGCAGGGCCGGTTTTTCACCCGGCATCCGTCCCGACAGGCCAGAGACGGGGTACGTCACATAAAAAACCACACCTTTGGCTGCTCGCAATCCGCCAATGTTTGCCGGCGGAATGGGCAAATTGACCACGCGGTTCTGAATGCCGGTCAGGTCAATCTTCAGAGGTTTGATTTCCTTTTTGGCGGATTTGGATTTCTTTTTTGTTTTTTTCGTCTTCTCTTTTTTGGGTGATTGAATAGCCGCTTCATCACTCTTGGGTGCAAAGGGAGAAAGAGAATCGGCCTGCAGGGTAACCAGATAAATTCCGGCGGTTTTCAGGTACGCATAGTTTCCGTCAAAATTACCCAGGTACGCGTTATAGTTGCGCTGGGAGAGAAAAAACAAATAGTGCCCTTGGGGGTCAAAAACGGGGCCGGAATCGAAGGTAAAATCCGTTGTAACCGGTGTGATCTTTTTTGTGGTCAGAGAATACAGGAAAATGGAATAGAAGTGGTTTTTTTCGGGCTTGGCGTAGGCCAGCCATTTGCTGTCCGGGGACCAGGTGTACTGGCGGATTTCCCATTCGATGGCCTGATCCACCAGAACAGGGGTTTTCTTGTGAATGTCCACATAGTACAACCGATGGTTTTTATCGGCGTA contains:
- a CDS encoding protease, with amino-acid sequence MKQHRLVAAVIFLVILAFSFQSRASQQEGRLLRFPDIYKNQVVFVYAGDLWGVSSQGGVARKLTSHPGLELFPKFSPDGNWIAFTGQYDGNMNVYVIPAEGGVPKQLTFTADVTHMPLRMGPNNQVIDWFPDGKHLLFLSRRNTFNDWFGQLYKVGLNGGLPEKLVLPKGGLTAFSPDGNQIAYNRIFRNFRTWKRYKGGMAQDIWLYDFKSNSTQRLTTYEGTDTYPMWRGNKIYFGSDRGPNQRMNLYSYDLGTKQIKQLTHFKDYDVNWPSIGGNTIIFENGGFLYTLDLNTNKVQKLTIFVPGDRVEKRPHWENVKGYIRSYSLSPKGKRALFGARGDVFTVPAKKGNTRNLTETSGIHEKYPTWSPNGKWVAYVSDRTGEDEIYIRPQDGKGKEIRITTDGCCFRFAPVWSPDSKKLAYADKNHRLYYVDIHKKTPVLVDQAIEWEIRQYTWSPDSKWLAYAKPEKNHFYSIFLYSLTTKKITPVTTDFTFDSGPVFDPQGHYLFFLSQRNYNAYLGNFDGNYAYLKTAGIYLVTLQADSLSPFAPKSDEAAIQSPKKEKTKKTKKKSKSAKKEIKPLKIDLTGIQNRVVNLPIPPANIGGLRAAKGVVFYVTYPVSGLSGRMPGEKPALHRYDLKKQKDTVLLSPVSGYDLSADGSKLIVRTKGGYSIADAKAAKINPSKGKIDLSKLRMIIDYPKEWEQMFNEAWRLERDYFYNPKMNGVDWKKVHDQYAVLLPYVANRFDLNYVIGEMIGELANSHTYVGGGEMAKIEHVSVGMLGADFQVDSKSGLYRIQKIYTGENWTKNVRSPLTEPGVHVKTGDYILAVNGKKLTGKKNIFSLLENTTDQSVTLLVNSKPTATGAHEVTVKPISSEYQLHQNDWVEANRKKVEKASGGKIGYIYLTDMSADGLNQFVKEFYPQLRKQGLIIDVRYNGGGFVDEMILERLRRVLIGMTMSRNADNGTIPERVFHGYMACIDNAYSASDGDIFPYFFKKYKLGPVIGKRTWGGVRGIRGYTPLVDGGYVTIPEFSIYGLDSKWIIENHGVEPDIEVDNRPDLVVQGKDPQLETAINYLMKKIKEKPPVLPKRPPYLPPYPER